The nucleotide window TAGCTGGCTGTAGGCTGCTTGAGCCCAATTGGTTCTGGTCGTTTTGTGACCAATGTATATGTTGGGCCTTGTGAGGGAAATCAACTGAGTATACGTTTTGTGTCCGTTTGATCAAATTTTTGCTATAGATGAGAAATCGACTAACCCAAATTCTAAATTTAACAGTCATAGGGTCCCAATTTAAAAATCATTAACCTACTTAGATTATCTGGACATAAGCATACGACCTTTGTTCTCGAAATGTTTTGTGTTCTAATTTTCATCGCATACTCGACTAGACTAGGTTGCGATCTACTTTCTCCGTCCCATACCATATAATAATATAAACAGGCTTGCTAAAACTCAGTCGATTGAGATTTAACCAAGTCCCAGTCGACCTTGCAGAATTTTGTCCCAACGTTTGCAACATTTCCTCCTAGCAATTGCAACATCTGTATTGTTGGTTGTAGCATGTCGTCTCATCTCTCGTAACATCCGTCATTGACGGTTATGGCATTTTTAGTCATACCGGTTGCAACATCAGTTGTCGTTGCTTGCAAAACTGTCACGACATATTTCATCGCTGGTTGTAGCATCTTAGCCGCGGCAGCAAAACAACCATGCTGAAGTCACTTTACCCAGACTTCGTTCGATTGAGTTCTACATGCCTAATATAAAACGTGTTTGCAGTTTAAATTGAACCATGAAAATGTCTTATATCATAGGACAGAGGCAGTATCTCTAAAGTTCAATTTCAATATATACGACATGATGGAATTTACCGAATTTCTCGTGGACCTCGCGGTGCAAATGTGGGCCAGAAGATTTGCGAAGATAAACATTCCCCGACGAATTTCTAGCGATCCCCAAATTTACAGTTTCCCCACTGAAGTGCAGTCACTGTCCTCATGCTGCCACAGTATCTCCTCCATCTCCTCTCTGAACCGGGGCACCGCCTCCTCCGGCACCGCGACGAACACCTTGAaccctcgccgccgcctctcgtCCCCGGCGCCGTAGGGCAGCAGGAAGCACGGCTGCGTGCTCCCGAGCAGCCGCCACGAGAGCGGCAGCACGGCGTCGGGCCCGCCCCACCCGAAGTCCACCTCCGAGTGCCCCAGCCGCCGCCAGTCCGTGAACGCGCTcacgccgcgccgccccgccgtgACGCCGCCCTCCCCGCGCCGCAGCTCCTGGAGGTCGACGTAGGACCGCACGTACTCCTCGTCCACCCCCCGCTTGCTCTTCCTGACCAGGGATGCCGTCTCCGCCAGCGGCCGCCCGACGAGGTCGCCGGCCGCGAGCGCCACGTACACCGGCACGCACACGTTGCCCCAGTACCCCTCTGGCAGCGGCGGGTCGAGGAGCGCGCTGATGTTCATGGAGTACACCATCTTCACGGTCTCGTCGGGGGCGGTTTGGTTGGCCTTCACCTTGGCGCGCCAGATGAAGGCGGCGAGAACCTCGAAGGTCGTGAACTTGACGCCGGCGTCCGCGGCGAGCCGCGCCCTGAGCGCCTCCACGCGCGCGTCGCTGACGTGGAAGCACTCCCTCGCGAGCCGCTCGTGTCCCTGTCCGTCGCTCGCCGCGCCGTACGGGCCGAGCCGCGCGGCGTCGTCGTCGGTCGAGAGGACGGCGTCGAACGGCGTCACCACCCGCGGCGGGTCCCTGGGGCCCAGAAGCTCCTGGCGGTTCCACACCGGCGCCGCCGCGGCCTCCGGCTCCAGCCCCCGCGCGAACCGCGCGGCGGCGACGAGGAACTTGGTGGACCCCGCGCCGTCGCAGAGCGCGTGCGCCACCCGCATCCCCAGCGCGACGCCGCCGCACGTGAACCGCGTGACCTGGAGCGCAAGCGCTGCCggcccgccgtcgccgtcgcccggcGCGAGGCGGTCGAGCAGCGGCGAGTCCGGCCTGTCCGCGTCGACGTCGGCCACCGACAGGTCCGTCGCCGCGAGGACGAGGGTCACAGCGTCGACCTCGCCGGCCCCGGTGAGCACGACGCGGCCGTCGTCGCGGAGGAGGGAGCCGGCGAGCTGCGGGAAGAGGCCGAGCGCGTCGGCGAAGGCGGCCTGGAGGACGTCGAGCGGGTCGAGGGAGACCGGGTGGGCGGGGAAGAAGCGGACGGTGCGGAAGGAGACGTCGAGCGCGTTGCGGTCGGCGTCGAGGCCGGAGAGCGGCAGCGACGACGCCGGAGGCTGCGGCGCCGGGAAGAGCCTGACGCTGTCCAGGACCCGCAGGTGCAGCTGCGGCGGCGGtaggggcggcggcgccggcggctcCATGCGGTAGGGGAGCCGGTGCTGTCGCGGCGGCCGGCGGTGGGGCGGGCGGACAGAGGAGCTCGCTCGCGCTTATTAAAACCCGGGGAAGTTTAATTGGGTGGATCGGAGTAGGTGGCCGTGGCGGGACGGCAGACAGAACTGGCCCGTCACGGCAGAGACCGATGGCGACGCGGTTGGTGGAACAAACTTGTGCGAGGTGTTTCCAGGACGACGAATGGCGACGTGGGAGCGCCGGGCGCCAGTAGTGCGGCGGCGCCGACACCACTTCAACTTCGCGGTCCGGCGGTTTCTGCTTGCAACACTGTTTTAGTACATGGTTTTCAGAAACTTCCCGGGAAATAGCTGTATCTCTACAGGATTTAAAAAGACACTGGTATATAAATCCAAACAGTCGCACGTTTACATCCATATATACGAGTCGGCAAATCTCACACAGTTAAGCCCTGTTTGGTTCCAAATAAGTCACCAACTTATAAGTCGAAAAGTGCAAAAAATGACTTATTTTGTCAAACggacccaacttataagtcaccctaacttataagtcataagttgctgcaccccaacttaaaacttataagtcaccccttTTGCATGGGTCCCATCACCTTTACATAAAAAAACAAGGTGAGAAGATGTGCtcaggtgacttataagtcaggtggcAACCAAATAGGtgtgacttataagtcactggTTTTAAGTCACCTGATTTATAAGTCAGATGACTTATTGAAACCAAACAGGCCCTAAATGTGTTCTTTTATTTCTCCAGAAAGAGGATAAGCCTTCTTTAAAGAATAttcgtactccctccgttgcaaAATAGATGACCAAACTTTGTATTCCACTGCCCTTTGTTAAAGAATACCCAATGCTATCAACCACAGCCACGTTTGGTTAGGAGTGACCTACGTGAATAGAGTTTTTCTTTCTCAAACACATACACATATATACTCACCCCTTTGAGCATACGCACACACACCCTATCTCTATAAACACCTTCGAGAGACCTTGAGCCGGTAGTTTTGATGCACAATAAATTTCAAATTCTTGCCACTTAGGGTTAAAGTATACCATAGGATGAATCAAAACTACTAGGATCATCCGTGTAAGTCCAGGGATGAATCTTGTCTGATTTCAATAGTTGAGGGTGTAAGTTGTCCGGTTTCAAAATCGATGGACTAAATCTAGGCTCCGACAAAAATTAAGGGACCAAAAGTATACTTTCTTGTACTTTTTATGCATTGGAGAGTTGCACTTGGTAAACCTATGAAACCCGGTCCAGTTTCCACCATAAGATTCACCTTCCAACTTTTATACGATGTTCTATTTTCAGTTTTGCTTTATCACACATTATCTTCTAATAATCGGTTTGTTCAACTAGCAACACCAGCATAGATTGACACCTTTGTTAGAAttgttggggacacaagaaaGATTTTATTTGTATCACAGGACATACATCTGTGCTGGTACCTTGTGCCTTTGATTTCTCACGAAGGGAAGGCTTACACGCTTGCTAGAAACTCTCACGCTGGGGAGCCACACACACAAGGGTCACTTCTAACGCCCGGTTTTTTTTACTAGTGAGCGTTGGACCAGAGGCGAAGCCACGTTGTGGCCATGTAGTCAAGCGACTACACAGGAAATCGGTAAGTTAACTACCCCCAGGTAATATATGACTACATAAAGGCCCAGCTGTATTAGCTTTGTGTGACATTTGACTGGGCTAAAAAAATCAATGGGAGCTTTGGACGGCCCGATTGCATTAGTGCCTGCCTGTGGTTGCGAACGTGTAATCCCGTGATCTTCTCTTTGACGGTTCGACTTTGATTCCATCTCCTCCTTCGGTCCTCCACACCCTCCATGATCTTTGTCCGTGCacagccgccgcccgccggccgCCGCAGCTTCGGCAATCGTCATGCTCTCCATCAGGCTTCAGCGATCTTAGCCGTGAGGAGCGAGTGACACACCGTTCCCGTCGACGCCGGCGTCCGTCGGCATCCGGTATTGCTGTACGCTATACCTGTACTGATTGTGATTGGCATCACATCCAAAGAACCCCTCCAGTTTGTAAGTTTTTTTTCTCTTCTAATTATTATCTTTTACGAGCTGTGTAGGAATTATGATATTCTAGATTGCTCTTCAATCTTCATTAAGAAAAATGGATCTTGTTAAATCCAGAACAGATGAAAGCAAAACTTCCAGAAAAAAAAATTGGATCTCATTTTTCATAGCACTATCATTTTTTTGTCAGGTCGTCAGGTCAGTAAATGGATAAATTCGTAAAAAAGTGGCGGTCTGAATCAGATGTAGCAAATTCTTCAAGGCAACCACTGGAAAATGAAAAAGAACAAACACCTATTGATGCTAGAGCTGCTTTGGAACGGGTACTAATTAACAGCAGTGCAAGACCACGCTCaactgaagaagaagaagaacatgtTGATATATCCAATCTTCCGCCGGATCCTGCAGACCGTAAGCCAATTTCCCAATACAAAACTGCCAAAGTTCGTGATGATGTGCGAAGAGCTTACCTCCTAAGGGGCCCATGCCAACCTGATGGACATGTTTTCCGTCAAACTGATTTCAGTGGAATTCAACGTCGTTTTAACAAAGAATGGTTCAAGACATACAAGCCTTGGTTGGAGTATAGTATAAAGGAAGATGCTGCATTTTGTCTTGTCTGCTACTTGTTTCAAAATGAAAGTATAGGACGAGGTGGTGGAGATGTATTTTCATCTAAGGGCTGGAGAAATTGGAATAACCTAAAGAGATTGGATGTCCACGTTGGCGGTCCTTCGAGTACTCATAATCAAAATATGAAGCGACGTGATGACCTTATGAACCAGAATGAATCAATTGCAGCTAATGTACGCAAGCAAACAAAAAAAAATCCAAGATAGAGTACAAAACTCGGTTAATTGCATCAATAGATATTGCAAGGTTGCTTCTTATTCTGGGCTTGCCATTTCGAGGTCACGATGAAAGTGAGACTTCTTTGAGGAAGGGTAATTTCCTAACTTTTTATGAGTGGTCCAGATGTGGCTGCTGTTGCTTTGAAGAATGCTCCTAAGAATTTAAAATTGGTTTCTTCTACTATCCAGAAAGATATTGTGGAAGCTTGTGCTATAGAAACAGTAAAGGCAATCATAGATGATCTTGGAGATGAATACTTTGCTATACTAGTTGATGAATCTCGTGATGTATCGCACAAGGAACAAATGGCTCTTGCTATAAGATATGTTGATAAAAGGGGGTTTTCAGTGGAGCGTGTTATTGGACTTTCTTATGTTACTCAAACAACTTCTCTTGCTCTTCAGGAAGCTATTTATGCAGTGCTTAAACATCATAACCTTAGCCCTTCTCGGATTCGTGGCCAAGGATATGATGGAGCTAGTAATATGCAAGGACACTTGAATGGTTTGAAAACATTAGTAATGGAAGATTCCAGGTCAGCTCACAGCATCCACTGTTTTGCTCATCAACTTCAGTTGACACTAGTTGCAGTTGCAAAAAACCATGAAGATGTGGTATGGCTTTTTGAGTGGATGAGTGTTGTTCTGTCCACGGTGGGAAATTCTTTTAAGAACAGGGATATGCTTAGAGAAAAGCAAGCAAAAAGAGTTCATAATGCACTACAAAATGGTGAACTTGAAACTGGGAGAGGTTTGAATCAAGAACTTGGACTTAAAAGAGCCGGTGATACTCGTTGGGGTTCTCATTTCAATTCTCTACTGAATATGATTGTTATGTTCCCCTCCGTAATTGAAGTTGTTGATGATAATGCACAAAATGCCAGCAAAGCTCTAGATAGGCTTAAAGCAAAAGGAGTTCTTGATGCTATTCAAACATTTGACTTTGTTTTCATGATGCACTTGATGAAGGTTATACTCGGGATTACTAATGATTTGAA belongs to Triticum urartu cultivar G1812 chromosome 7, Tu2.1, whole genome shotgun sequence and includes:
- the LOC125519953 gene encoding 3'-N-debenzoyl-2'-deoxytaxol N-benzoyltransferase-like, coding for MEPPAPPPLPPPQLHLRVLDSVRLFPAPQPPASSLPLSGLDADRNALDVSFRTVRFFPAHPVSLDPLDVLQAAFADALGLFPQLAGSLLRDDGRVVLTGAGEVDAVTLVLAATDLSVADVDADRPDSPLLDRLAPGDGDGGPAALALQVTRFTCGGVALGMRVAHALCDGAGSTKFLVAAARFARGLEPEAAAAPVWNRQELLGPRDPPRVVTPFDAVLSTDDDAARLGPYGAASDGQGHERLARECFHVSDARVEALRARLAADAGVKFTTFEVLAAFIWRAKVKANQTAPDETVKMVYSMNISALLDPPLPEGYWGNVCVPVYVALAAGDLVGRPLAETASLVRKSKRGVDEEYVRSYVDLQELRRGEGGVTAGRRGVSAFTDWRRLGHSEVDFGWGGPDAVLPLSWRLLGSTQPCFLLPYGAGDERRRRGFKVFVAVPEEAVPRFREEMEEILWQHEDSDCTSVGKL